In the genome of Chryseobacterium arthrosphaerae, one region contains:
- a CDS encoding bacteriocin-like protein, translating to MKNLKKLRTGELKTIKGGIIPRDCMSWDTRLRCCRQWLPESSDRPVCPDNPF from the coding sequence GTGAAAAATCTAAAGAAATTAAGAACGGGAGAATTAAAGACCATCAAAGGCGGCATTATTCCCCGTGACTGTATGAGCTGGGATACCCGATTAAGATGCTGCCGGCAATGGCTTCCTGAATCTTCAGACAGACCTGTCTGCCCGGATAATCCTTTTTAA
- the tssD gene encoding type VI secretion system tube protein TssD codes for MAERNSRGILKFNNGEGQKLLKLNYSVSRSIDVSGRVASDPSNALIKITVEATDKSDILETLLNGKYKPTVGEITFNKSHEEGTLTTIKWKNGYVIQHEVDFDAIDTNSMLISFVVSAEEIDMGNSSYFGGWPS; via the coding sequence ATGGCAGAAAGAAATTCAAGAGGAATTTTAAAATTCAACAACGGTGAAGGCCAGAAGTTATTGAAACTTAATTATAGTGTATCAAGATCTATAGACGTATCAGGACGTGTAGCATCCGATCCTTCCAATGCATTAATCAAAATCACGGTAGAAGCTACAGACAAATCGGATATTCTTGAAACCCTTCTGAACGGAAAATACAAGCCGACTGTAGGTGAGATCACCTTCAATAAATCTCATGAAGAAGGTACCCTGACGACCATCAAATGGAAAAACGGATATGTCATCCAGCATGAAGTGGATTTTGACGCTATAGACACCAACAGTATGCTGATCAGTTTCGTAGTAAGTGCCGAAGAGATCGATATGGGTAATTCTTCTTACTTCGGAGGATGGCCTTCTTAA
- a CDS encoding YpdA family putative bacillithiol disulfide reductase — MEILDILIIGAGPIGLNCALEAQNNNLKYLIVEKGTIVNSLYHYPLYMRFFSTAEKLEIDSIPFITTSPKPGRQDALEYYQGIARQKELNIHLYEKVLNVSKNKGIFDIETTKANYQARNVVIATGFYDIPNLMNVPGENLPKVKHYYTEPYPYARQKIVVVGSSNSAVDAALETYRKGAEVTMIIRHSEISKSVKYWVKPDIENRIAEGAIKAHFNAELIEIKERSLVFKTEDHQIREIENDFVLAMTGYLPDFDFLKNSGIELKGDCMNPSYTHETMETNIPNLYLAGVVCGGKDTHLWFIENSRIHANMIINHILSK; from the coding sequence ATGGAAATTTTGGATATTCTTATCATCGGAGCGGGCCCTATTGGATTGAACTGTGCACTTGAAGCCCAGAACAACAATCTGAAATATTTAATTGTAGAAAAAGGGACCATTGTCAATTCACTGTATCATTATCCTTTGTATATGCGTTTTTTTTCAACGGCTGAAAAGCTGGAGATTGACAGCATTCCGTTTATTACAACTTCTCCTAAACCGGGAAGACAGGATGCGCTGGAATATTACCAGGGGATTGCCAGGCAAAAAGAACTGAATATTCATCTCTATGAAAAGGTACTGAACGTTTCAAAAAATAAAGGAATATTTGATATTGAAACCACTAAAGCAAACTACCAGGCCAGAAATGTAGTCATTGCAACAGGATTTTATGATATTCCCAACCTCATGAATGTTCCGGGAGAAAATCTTCCGAAAGTAAAGCATTATTATACCGAACCTTATCCGTATGCAAGACAAAAGATTGTAGTTGTAGGATCAAGTAATTCTGCTGTAGATGCAGCACTTGAAACGTACAGAAAGGGAGCGGAAGTGACCATGATCATCCGTCACTCCGAAATTTCAAAAAGTGTAAAATACTGGGTAAAACCGGACATTGAAAACAGGATTGCAGAAGGCGCTATAAAAGCCCATTTCAATGCTGAACTCATTGAAATCAAGGAAAGGTCCTTAGTTTTTAAAACTGAAGATCATCAGATCCGGGAAATTGAGAACGATTTTGTACTGGCCATGACAGGTTATCTTCCTGATTTTGATTTCCTGAAAAACTCAGGGATCGAACTCAAAGGTGACTGTATGAATCCGTCCTATACCCATGAAACCATGGAAACCAATATTCCCAACCTTTATCTTGCCGGAGTGGTGTGTGGAGGAAAAGATACCCATCTCTGGTTTATTGAGAATTCAAGGATTCATGCGAATATGATTATTAACCATATCCTTTCAAAATAA
- a CDS encoding ArsR/SmtB family transcription factor — protein sequence MGLTKSEIFTDEQNKLASAFKVLGHPARVAILQHIINQKACICNDLVDELGLAQATISQHLKELKNLGVIQGTVEGKSVCYCIDATAWKEIQNEFNAFFNQEVKVNNCCS from the coding sequence ATGGGGCTTACCAAGTCAGAAATATTTACAGACGAGCAGAATAAACTGGCTTCTGCGTTCAAAGTTTTGGGCCATCCCGCCAGAGTTGCCATCCTGCAGCATATTATCAATCAGAAAGCTTGTATTTGCAATGATTTGGTAGATGAATTGGGATTAGCACAAGCGACGATTTCGCAGCATTTAAAAGAACTGAAAAATCTGGGCGTAATACAGGGTACTGTAGAAGGAAAATCTGTTTGTTACTGTATAGATGCCACTGCATGGAAGGAGATTCAAAACGAGTTTAATGCATTCTTCAACCAGGAAGTCAAAGTGAACAATTGCTGTTCATAG
- a CDS encoding MFS transporter — translation MLALVMLINRAGSMVLPFLGVYMTNHLHFSIENSGIVLSFFGIGSVIGSWLGGMITDKIGEYRVQSLSLLLSVPLFCLIPLFTTEAGLAGIILAQSIVSETFRPANSVAITKYAKPENITRAFSLNRMAVNLGFSIGPALGGILSAISYEFLFFTNALAALLAGLMYIWFFKGRTKRAKQEAKKVKEAIVIKKEASPYRDSKFIIYSIFCMLFAICFFQLFSTLTIFYKDTAHLSQQNIGYVLGYSGFLIVLLEMGFVQLAEKYFTLAFTMLFGTFLCGVSYAMLAFDYSMITLMVSMTLLCIGEIWVLPFMSTITALRSGKNNKGAYMGMNGMSISIAFIITPYIGTLIADKLGFNVLWIGTGVLATVIAVGFYFVIPWMLKDKNKVEEDLV, via the coding sequence ATGCTGGCGTTGGTAATGCTCATCAACAGGGCAGGTTCTATGGTACTTCCTTTTTTGGGAGTTTATATGACCAATCATTTACATTTCAGTATTGAAAATTCAGGAATAGTACTGAGCTTCTTCGGAATTGGCTCGGTTATCGGCTCATGGCTGGGAGGGATGATCACAGATAAGATAGGAGAGTACAGGGTACAGAGTTTAAGCCTGCTGCTCAGTGTACCTTTATTCTGCCTGATTCCGCTCTTTACTACAGAAGCTGGTCTGGCAGGGATCATTCTGGCCCAGAGTATTGTAAGCGAAACATTCCGTCCGGCCAACTCAGTAGCCATTACAAAATATGCAAAGCCGGAAAACATTACACGGGCTTTTTCCCTGAACCGAATGGCTGTCAACCTCGGATTTTCTATCGGGCCTGCACTGGGAGGGATCTTATCTGCTATTTCTTATGAATTCTTGTTTTTCACCAATGCTTTAGCGGCTCTATTGGCTGGTTTAATGTACATCTGGTTTTTCAAAGGCCGCACAAAACGGGCAAAACAGGAAGCCAAAAAAGTAAAAGAGGCGATCGTTATAAAGAAAGAGGCTTCACCTTACAGGGATAGTAAATTTATAATCTACAGTATATTTTGTATGCTGTTTGCCATATGCTTTTTCCAGCTGTTCAGTACCCTTACGATCTTTTATAAGGATACGGCGCACCTCAGTCAGCAGAATATCGGATATGTTCTGGGATATAGCGGTTTCCTTATTGTATTGCTTGAAATGGGCTTTGTACAATTGGCTGAAAAGTATTTCACCCTGGCGTTTACCATGCTTTTTGGAACATTCCTGTGCGGTGTTTCGTATGCGATGCTGGCTTTTGATTACAGCATGATTACGCTGATGGTTTCTATGACACTGCTTTGTATAGGGGAGATCTGGGTGCTGCCTTTTATGTCTACCATTACTGCCCTTCGTTCAGGGAAAAATAATAAAGGGGCTTATATGGGAATGAACGGGATGTCAATATCCATTGCATTTATCATTACCCCTTATATAGGAACACTGATTGCCGATAAACTGGGATTTAATGTTCTGTGGATCGGAACGGGAGTATTGGCGACTGTAATTGCTGTTGGCTTTTACTTTGTCATTCCATGGATGCTTAAAGATAAAAATAAGGTGGAAGAAGATCTCGTTTAA
- a CDS encoding DUF6428 family protein — translation MKLSEIKEILPTLENVEFQLENGTFVPEHFHVTEVGQIHKKFIDCGGVIRTEKTVNFQLWNADDYEHRLKPGKLLNIIRLSEQKLDIEDSEIEVEYQSDTIGKYDLEFNGKTFVLKSKTTACLASEACGIPSGKQKKNLSELTVNQSNSCTPGGGCC, via the coding sequence ATGAAATTATCTGAAATCAAGGAAATTCTTCCAACATTAGAAAATGTTGAATTCCAATTAGAAAACGGAACATTTGTACCGGAACACTTTCATGTTACTGAAGTAGGGCAGATCCATAAAAAGTTCATTGACTGTGGTGGGGTGATCCGTACTGAAAAAACTGTAAATTTTCAGCTGTGGAATGCCGACGATTATGAACACCGTCTGAAACCCGGGAAACTATTGAATATTATCAGGCTTTCCGAACAAAAATTAGACATTGAGGACTCTGAGATTGAGGTGGAATATCAAAGTGATACAATCGGCAAATATGATCTTGAGTTCAACGGAAAAACCTTTGTTCTGAAAAGTAAGACTACAGCATGCCTGGCAAGTGAAGCCTGTGGAATCCCTTCCGGAAAGCAAAAGAAAAATCTTTCAGAACTTACGGTAAATCAAAGCAATTCCTGCACTCCGGGAGGCGGATGCTGCTAA
- a CDS encoding glutamine--tRNA ligase/YqeY domain fusion protein, translating into MEEEKKSLNFIEQIIEDDLANGLKRDQIRFRFPPEPNGYLHVGHTKAICINFGLGERYNAPVNLRFDDTNPEKEEQEFVDSIKKDVEWLGFKWDKELYASDYFQQLYDWAVQLIKEGKAYVDEQPSEVITEQRKNPAEPGVESPYRNRPVEESLDLFERMKNGEFESGSMSLRAKIDMVSPNMNMRDPVMYRILNKPHHRTGTAWKIYPMYDWAHGESDYIEQISHSLCSLEFENHRPLYNWYLDQVYEEGRVKNKQREFARMNVSYMITSKRKLQRLVAEGVVTGWDDPRMPTISGMRRKGFTPASIRNFIDKVGVAKRENLIEIQLLDFCVREDLNKVAKRVMAVVDPVKLVIENYPEDKEEWLETENNPEQENAGTREIPFSRELYIEREDFKEEANNKFFRLKLGGEVRLKSAYIIKAERVEKDENGEITTIYATYDEKSKSGSGTEESLRKVKGTLHWVSAKHAIPVEVRIYNQLFTVEQPDAEKDVDFLNFINPESVTTVKGFAEPSLKDVAIGEPLQFQRIGYFTKDQDSTDSTLVFNRTVTLKDSYKPE; encoded by the coding sequence ATGGAAGAAGAAAAAAAATCCCTCAATTTTATTGAGCAAATTATTGAAGATGATTTGGCGAACGGTCTGAAAAGAGATCAGATCCGTTTCCGTTTTCCCCCTGAGCCGAACGGGTACCTGCATGTAGGGCATACAAAAGCCATCTGCATCAACTTTGGCCTGGGTGAAAGATACAACGCTCCCGTAAACCTTCGTTTCGACGATACGAACCCTGAAAAAGAAGAACAGGAATTCGTAGATTCTATCAAAAAAGACGTTGAATGGCTGGGTTTCAAATGGGATAAAGAATTGTATGCATCAGACTACTTCCAGCAGCTTTATGATTGGGCAGTACAATTGATTAAGGAAGGCAAGGCTTACGTAGATGAGCAGCCGTCTGAAGTGATTACAGAACAGAGAAAAAATCCTGCTGAGCCGGGAGTGGAATCTCCGTACAGAAACCGTCCGGTAGAAGAATCTCTTGATCTGTTTGAAAGAATGAAAAATGGAGAGTTTGAAAGCGGTTCAATGTCACTTCGTGCAAAAATTGATATGGTGTCACCGAATATGAACATGCGTGACCCTGTGATGTACAGAATCCTGAATAAACCTCACCACAGAACAGGTACAGCATGGAAAATTTATCCGATGTACGACTGGGCTCATGGGGAATCCGATTATATTGAGCAAATTTCGCATTCACTTTGTTCCTTAGAGTTTGAAAATCACAGACCGCTTTACAATTGGTATTTAGACCAGGTTTACGAAGAAGGAAGGGTTAAAAACAAGCAGAGAGAATTTGCAAGGATGAACGTTTCCTATATGATCACATCCAAAAGAAAGCTCCAGAGATTGGTGGCCGAAGGCGTGGTGACAGGATGGGATGATCCCAGAATGCCTACCATTTCAGGAATGAGAAGAAAAGGATTCACTCCGGCTTCCATCAGAAACTTTATTGATAAAGTGGGAGTGGCGAAGAGAGAAAACCTGATTGAAATCCAGTTGCTGGACTTCTGCGTACGTGAGGACCTGAACAAAGTGGCTAAGCGTGTGATGGCTGTGGTAGATCCTGTAAAACTGGTGATCGAAAACTATCCTGAAGATAAAGAAGAATGGTTAGAAACTGAAAACAATCCGGAACAGGAAAATGCAGGGACAAGAGAAATTCCTTTCTCAAGAGAACTGTATATTGAACGTGAAGACTTCAAAGAAGAAGCTAACAATAAATTCTTCAGACTGAAGCTGGGCGGTGAAGTTCGTTTAAAATCTGCTTATATCATCAAAGCTGAAAGAGTGGAAAAGGATGAAAACGGTGAGATCACTACCATCTATGCTACTTATGATGAGAAGAGTAAATCCGGAAGCGGAACAGAAGAAAGTTTAAGAAAAGTAAAAGGAACACTTCACTGGGTATCTGCCAAACATGCGATTCCTGTAGAAGTAAGAATTTACAACCAGTTGTTTACTGTAGAGCAGCCGGATGCTGAAAAAGACGTAGACTTCTTAAACTTCATCAATCCTGAGTCGGTAACTACTGTGAAAGGTTTTGCTGAACCAAGCCTGAAAGATGTAGCGATAGGAGAACCATTACAGTTCCAGAGAATCGGGTACTTCACCAAAGACCAGGATTCTACGGATTCTACATTGGTATTCAACCGTACCGTAACTTTAAAAGATTCTTATAAGCCTGAATAG
- a CDS encoding arsenate-mycothiol transferase ArsC gives MNPKISEYIKVLSADTISEERIAILDSFVNYIQSKVEADQKIRLNFICTHNSRRSHLSQVWAQTMACHFNIRNVHCYSGGTEATAMFPKVAEILNNQGFQIQKLNETANPVYAVKYAQNESAVICFSKEYDNGFNPENEFAAIMTCSNADEGCPSVLGAEARFSIQYDDPKVSDNTPEQTQIYSDRSLQIATEMFYVFSRITANL, from the coding sequence ATGAACCCCAAAATTTCAGAATATATCAAGGTACTTTCGGCAGATACAATTTCAGAAGAAAGAATAGCCATTTTAGATTCGTTCGTTAATTACATACAAAGCAAAGTAGAAGCTGATCAGAAGATCCGGTTGAATTTCATTTGTACCCATAATAGCCGCAGAAGCCACCTGTCCCAGGTCTGGGCCCAGACAATGGCCTGTCATTTTAACATCCGGAATGTACATTGCTATTCAGGAGGCACGGAAGCAACGGCCATGTTTCCTAAGGTGGCAGAAATATTGAATAATCAAGGTTTTCAGATCCAAAAGCTTAATGAAACTGCAAATCCTGTCTACGCTGTTAAATATGCACAAAATGAATCCGCTGTGATCTGTTTTTCTAAAGAATATGATAACGGATTTAATCCTGAAAATGAATTTGCTGCTATAATGACCTGCAGCAATGCAGACGAAGGCTGCCCTTCAGTTTTAGGGGCAGAAGCCAGATTCTCAATACAATATGATGATCCTAAAGTTTCGGATAATACTCCGGAGCAGACGCAGATTTACAGTGACAGAAGCCTACAGATAGCGACAGAAATGTTTTACGTTTTTTCACGTATCACAGCCAATCTTTGA